The proteins below are encoded in one region of Pongo pygmaeus isolate AG05252 chromosome 20, NHGRI_mPonPyg2-v2.0_pri, whole genome shotgun sequence:
- the PWWP3A gene encoding PWWP domain-containing DNA repair factor 3A isoform X1 has protein sequence MMADAKYVLCRWEKRLWPAKVLARTATSTKNKRKKEYFLDVQIVSLEEKIKVKSTEVEILEKSQIEAIASSLASQNEVPAAPLEELAYRRSLRVALDVLSEGSIWSQESSAGTGRADQSLRGKPTEHVSSPCDSNSSSLHRGDVLGSSRPHRRRPCVQQSLSSSFTCEKDPECKVDHKKGLRKSENPRGPLVLPAGGGAQDESGSRIHHKNWTLTSKRGRNSAQKASLCPNGSSLSEDDTERDMGSKGGSWAARSLPSGVREDDPCANAEGHDPGLPLGSLTVPPAPEPSACSEPGECPVKKRLRLDGSQRPPAVQLEPRAAGAAPSPGPGPGPRESMTLRSTARLGPPPSHASVDATRCPPCPDSRKLEKDCQSSEESMGSNSMRSILEEDEVDEEPPRVLLYHEPRSFEVGMLVWLKYKKYPFWPAVVKSIRQRDKKASVLYIEGNMNPKKKGFTVSLKSLKHFDCKEKQTLLNQAREDFDQAIGWCVSLITDYRVRLGCGSFAGSFLEYYAADISYPVRKSIQQDVLGTKFPQLSKGSPEEPVVGCPLGQRQPCRKVLPDRSRAARDRANQKLVEYIVKAKGAESHLRAILKSRKPSRWLQTFLSSSQYVTCVETYLEDEGQLDLVVKYLQGVYQEVGAKVLQRTNGDRIRFILDVLLPEAIICAISAVDEVDYKTAEEKYIKGPSLSYREKEIFDNQLLEERNRRRQ, from the exons ATGATGGCGGATGCCAAGTATGTCCTCTGCCGATGGGAAAAGCGATTATGGCCTGCAAAG gTTTTGGCCCGAACTGCGACTTcaacaaaaaataagagaaaaaaggaatattttctaGATGTTCAAATCGTCTCCCTAGAGGAAAA AATTAAGGTGAAAAGCACTGAAGTTGAGATCCTAGAGAAGTCTCAAATTGAAGCCATTGCTTCCTCGTTAG CCTCACAGAATGAGGTTCCTGCGGCACCCCTGGAAGAACTGGCCTACAGACGGTCGCTTCGCGTGGCTCTGGATGTTCTGAGCGAGGGGTCCATTTGGAGTCAAGAAAGCTCTGCAGGGACAGGTAGAGCCGACCAGTCTCTGCGAGGGAAGCCCACAGAGCATGTCTCCTCACCCTGTGATTCGAACTCCTCATCTCTTCACCGCGGAGACGTGTTGGGCAGTTCCAGACCTCACAGGAGGAGGCCATGCGTGCAACAAAGCCTGTCAAGTTCGTTCACTTGTGAAAAGGACCCCGAGTGCAAAGTGGACCACAAGAAGGGGCTCAGGAAAAGTGAAAACCCAAGAGGCCCGTTGGTCCTCCCAGCTGGAGGTGGTGCCCAGGATGAGAGCGGGTCCAGAATCCACCACAAAAATTGGACTCTTACAAGTAAGAGGGGAAGAAACTCAGCGCAGAAGGCTAGCTTGTGCCCGAATGGATCTTCCCTTTCAGAGGACGACACGGAGAGAGACATGGGGAGCAAAGGAGGCAGCTGGGCAGCCCGGTCCTTGCCCTCTGGGGTCAGGGAGGACGATCCCTGTGCCAACGCTGAGGGACACGACCCCGGTCTGCCGTTGGGCAGCCTCACTGTGCCCCCAGCCCCTGAGCCCTCGGCTTGCTCAGAGCCCGGAGAGTGCCCTGTGAAAAAGAGGCTGCGCCTGGATGGCAGCCAGAGGCCGCCTGCCGTGCAGCTGGAGCCCAGGGCAGCAGGGGCCGCACCATCCcccgggccggggccggggcccaGAGAGTCGATGACCCTGCGCAGCACCGCCAGGCTCGGCCCGCCTCCCTCCCACGCCTCTGTGGATGCAACCAGATGTCCTCCTTGCCCGGACTCCCGGAAGCTGGAGAAAG ACTGCCAGTCTTCCGAAGAGTCCATGGGGTCTAATTCCATGCGTTCTATCCTGGAGGAAGACGAGGTAGATGAGGAGCCACCAAGAGTCCTTTTATACCATG aACCACGTTCGTTTGAAGTAGGAATGCTAGTCTggcttaaatataaaaaatacccCTTCTGGCCAGCAGTG GTCAAAAGCATCAGGCAGAGAGATAAGAAAGCAAGTGTGCTGTACATCGAAGGAAACATGAACCCGAAAAAGAAAGG TTTCACAGTGTCTCTTAAAAGTTTAAAGCACTTTGATTGTAAAGAGAAACAGACACTTCTG AATCAAGCCAGGGAGGACTTCGACCAGGCCATCGGCTGGTGCGTCTCCCTCATCACCGACTACAGGGTCCGGTTAG GCTGTGGGTCTTTTGCTGGCTCTTTCCTGGAATATTACGCGGCTGATATAA GCTATCCTGTCCGAAAATCCATCCAGCAGGACGTCCTGGGGACCAAGTTTCCTCAACTGAGCAAGGGGAGCCCCGAGGAGCCCGTGGTGGGGTGCCCCCTGGGGCAGAGGCAGCCCTGCCGGAAAGTGCTCCCCGACCGCTCGCGGGCCGCCCGGGACCGGGCCAACCAGAAGCTGGTGGAGTACATCGTGAAGGCCAAGGGCGCAGAGAGCCACCTGCGGGCCATCCTAAAGAGCAGGAAGCCATCTCGCTGGCTGCAGACCTTCCTGAGCTCCAGCCAGTACGTCACCTGCGTGGAGACCTACCTGGAGGATGAGGGGCAGCTGGACTTGGTGGTGAAGTACCTGCAGGGCGTCTACCAGGAGGTGGGTGCCAAGGTGCTCCAGCGCACCAACGGTGACCGGATCCGGTTCATTCTGGACGTGCTTCTGCCTGAG GCCATCATCTGTGCGATCTCTGCAGTGGACGAGGTGGACTACAAGACGGCCGAGGAGAAGTACATCAAGGGGCCTTCGCTGAGCTACCG ggaaaaggaaatatttgacAACCAGCTCCTTGAAGAGCGGAACCGGCGCCGTCAGTGA
- the PWWP3A gene encoding PWWP domain-containing DNA repair factor 3A isoform X2, with protein MMADAKYVLCRWEKRLWPAKVLARTATSTKNKRKKEYFLDVQIVSLEEKIKVKSTEVEILEKSQIEAIASSLASQNEVPAAPLEELAYRRSLRVALDVLSEGSIWSQESSAGTGRADQSLRGKPTEHVSSPCDSNSSSLHRGDVLGSSRPHRRRPCVQQSLSSSFTCEKDPECKVDHKKGLRKSENPRGPLVLPAGGGAQDESGSRIHHKNWTLTSKRGRNSAQKASLCPNGSSLSEDDTERDMGSKGGSWAARSLPSGVREDDPCANAEGHDPGLPLGSLTVPPAPEPSACSEPGECPVKKRLRLDGSQRPPAVQLEPRAAGAAPSPGPGPGPRESMTLRSTARLGPPPSHASVDATRCPPCPDSRKLEKDCQSSEESMGSNSMRSILEEDEVDEEPPRVLLYHEPRSFEVGMLVWLKYKKYPFWPAVVKSIRQRDKKASVLYIEGNMNPKKKGFTVSLKSLKHFDCKEKQTLLNQAREDFDQAIGWCVSLITDYRVRLGCGSFAGSFLEYYAADISYPVRKSIQQDVLGTKFPQLSKGSPEEPVVGCPLGQRQPCRKVLPDRSRAARDRANQKLVEYIVKAKGAESHLRAILKSRKPSRWLQTFLSSSQYVTCVETYLEDEGQLDLVVKYLQGVYQEVGAKVLQRTNGDRIRFILDVLLPEWTRWTTRRPRRSTSRGLR; from the exons ATGATGGCGGATGCCAAGTATGTCCTCTGCCGATGGGAAAAGCGATTATGGCCTGCAAAG gTTTTGGCCCGAACTGCGACTTcaacaaaaaataagagaaaaaaggaatattttctaGATGTTCAAATCGTCTCCCTAGAGGAAAA AATTAAGGTGAAAAGCACTGAAGTTGAGATCCTAGAGAAGTCTCAAATTGAAGCCATTGCTTCCTCGTTAG CCTCACAGAATGAGGTTCCTGCGGCACCCCTGGAAGAACTGGCCTACAGACGGTCGCTTCGCGTGGCTCTGGATGTTCTGAGCGAGGGGTCCATTTGGAGTCAAGAAAGCTCTGCAGGGACAGGTAGAGCCGACCAGTCTCTGCGAGGGAAGCCCACAGAGCATGTCTCCTCACCCTGTGATTCGAACTCCTCATCTCTTCACCGCGGAGACGTGTTGGGCAGTTCCAGACCTCACAGGAGGAGGCCATGCGTGCAACAAAGCCTGTCAAGTTCGTTCACTTGTGAAAAGGACCCCGAGTGCAAAGTGGACCACAAGAAGGGGCTCAGGAAAAGTGAAAACCCAAGAGGCCCGTTGGTCCTCCCAGCTGGAGGTGGTGCCCAGGATGAGAGCGGGTCCAGAATCCACCACAAAAATTGGACTCTTACAAGTAAGAGGGGAAGAAACTCAGCGCAGAAGGCTAGCTTGTGCCCGAATGGATCTTCCCTTTCAGAGGACGACACGGAGAGAGACATGGGGAGCAAAGGAGGCAGCTGGGCAGCCCGGTCCTTGCCCTCTGGGGTCAGGGAGGACGATCCCTGTGCCAACGCTGAGGGACACGACCCCGGTCTGCCGTTGGGCAGCCTCACTGTGCCCCCAGCCCCTGAGCCCTCGGCTTGCTCAGAGCCCGGAGAGTGCCCTGTGAAAAAGAGGCTGCGCCTGGATGGCAGCCAGAGGCCGCCTGCCGTGCAGCTGGAGCCCAGGGCAGCAGGGGCCGCACCATCCcccgggccggggccggggcccaGAGAGTCGATGACCCTGCGCAGCACCGCCAGGCTCGGCCCGCCTCCCTCCCACGCCTCTGTGGATGCAACCAGATGTCCTCCTTGCCCGGACTCCCGGAAGCTGGAGAAAG ACTGCCAGTCTTCCGAAGAGTCCATGGGGTCTAATTCCATGCGTTCTATCCTGGAGGAAGACGAGGTAGATGAGGAGCCACCAAGAGTCCTTTTATACCATG aACCACGTTCGTTTGAAGTAGGAATGCTAGTCTggcttaaatataaaaaatacccCTTCTGGCCAGCAGTG GTCAAAAGCATCAGGCAGAGAGATAAGAAAGCAAGTGTGCTGTACATCGAAGGAAACATGAACCCGAAAAAGAAAGG TTTCACAGTGTCTCTTAAAAGTTTAAAGCACTTTGATTGTAAAGAGAAACAGACACTTCTG AATCAAGCCAGGGAGGACTTCGACCAGGCCATCGGCTGGTGCGTCTCCCTCATCACCGACTACAGGGTCCGGTTAG GCTGTGGGTCTTTTGCTGGCTCTTTCCTGGAATATTACGCGGCTGATATAA GCTATCCTGTCCGAAAATCCATCCAGCAGGACGTCCTGGGGACCAAGTTTCCTCAACTGAGCAAGGGGAGCCCCGAGGAGCCCGTGGTGGGGTGCCCCCTGGGGCAGAGGCAGCCCTGCCGGAAAGTGCTCCCCGACCGCTCGCGGGCCGCCCGGGACCGGGCCAACCAGAAGCTGGTGGAGTACATCGTGAAGGCCAAGGGCGCAGAGAGCCACCTGCGGGCCATCCTAAAGAGCAGGAAGCCATCTCGCTGGCTGCAGACCTTCCTGAGCTCCAGCCAGTACGTCACCTGCGTGGAGACCTACCTGGAGGATGAGGGGCAGCTGGACTTGGTGGTGAAGTACCTGCAGGGCGTCTACCAGGAGGTGGGTGCCAAGGTGCTCCAGCGCACCAACGGTGACCGGATCCGGTTCATTCTGGACGTGCTTCTGCCTGAG TGGACGAGGTGGACTACAAGACGGCCGAGGAGAAGTACATCAAGGGGCCTTCGCTGA
- the PWWP3A gene encoding PWWP domain-containing DNA repair factor 3A isoform X3: MVSASQNEVPAAPLEELAYRRSLRVALDVLSEGSIWSQESSAGTGRADQSLRGKPTEHVSSPCDSNSSSLHRGDVLGSSRPHRRRPCVQQSLSSSFTCEKDPECKVDHKKGLRKSENPRGPLVLPAGGGAQDESGSRIHHKNWTLTSKRGRNSAQKASLCPNGSSLSEDDTERDMGSKGGSWAARSLPSGVREDDPCANAEGHDPGLPLGSLTVPPAPEPSACSEPGECPVKKRLRLDGSQRPPAVQLEPRAAGAAPSPGPGPGPRESMTLRSTARLGPPPSHASVDATRCPPCPDSRKLEKDCQSSEESMGSNSMRSILEEDEVDEEPPRVLLYHEPRSFEVGMLVWLKYKKYPFWPAVVKSIRQRDKKASVLYIEGNMNPKKKGFTVSLKSLKHFDCKEKQTLLNQAREDFDQAIGWCVSLITDYRVRLGCGSFAGSFLEYYAADISYPVRKSIQQDVLGTKFPQLSKGSPEEPVVGCPLGQRQPCRKVLPDRSRAARDRANQKLVEYIVKAKGAESHLRAILKSRKPSRWLQTFLSSSQYVTCVETYLEDEGQLDLVVKYLQGVYQEVGAKVLQRTNGDRIRFILDVLLPEAIICAISAVDEVDYKTAEEKYIKGPSLSYREKEIFDNQLLEERNRRRQ, encoded by the exons ATGGTCAGTG CCTCACAGAATGAGGTTCCTGCGGCACCCCTGGAAGAACTGGCCTACAGACGGTCGCTTCGCGTGGCTCTGGATGTTCTGAGCGAGGGGTCCATTTGGAGTCAAGAAAGCTCTGCAGGGACAGGTAGAGCCGACCAGTCTCTGCGAGGGAAGCCCACAGAGCATGTCTCCTCACCCTGTGATTCGAACTCCTCATCTCTTCACCGCGGAGACGTGTTGGGCAGTTCCAGACCTCACAGGAGGAGGCCATGCGTGCAACAAAGCCTGTCAAGTTCGTTCACTTGTGAAAAGGACCCCGAGTGCAAAGTGGACCACAAGAAGGGGCTCAGGAAAAGTGAAAACCCAAGAGGCCCGTTGGTCCTCCCAGCTGGAGGTGGTGCCCAGGATGAGAGCGGGTCCAGAATCCACCACAAAAATTGGACTCTTACAAGTAAGAGGGGAAGAAACTCAGCGCAGAAGGCTAGCTTGTGCCCGAATGGATCTTCCCTTTCAGAGGACGACACGGAGAGAGACATGGGGAGCAAAGGAGGCAGCTGGGCAGCCCGGTCCTTGCCCTCTGGGGTCAGGGAGGACGATCCCTGTGCCAACGCTGAGGGACACGACCCCGGTCTGCCGTTGGGCAGCCTCACTGTGCCCCCAGCCCCTGAGCCCTCGGCTTGCTCAGAGCCCGGAGAGTGCCCTGTGAAAAAGAGGCTGCGCCTGGATGGCAGCCAGAGGCCGCCTGCCGTGCAGCTGGAGCCCAGGGCAGCAGGGGCCGCACCATCCcccgggccggggccggggcccaGAGAGTCGATGACCCTGCGCAGCACCGCCAGGCTCGGCCCGCCTCCCTCCCACGCCTCTGTGGATGCAACCAGATGTCCTCCTTGCCCGGACTCCCGGAAGCTGGAGAAAG ACTGCCAGTCTTCCGAAGAGTCCATGGGGTCTAATTCCATGCGTTCTATCCTGGAGGAAGACGAGGTAGATGAGGAGCCACCAAGAGTCCTTTTATACCATG aACCACGTTCGTTTGAAGTAGGAATGCTAGTCTggcttaaatataaaaaatacccCTTCTGGCCAGCAGTG GTCAAAAGCATCAGGCAGAGAGATAAGAAAGCAAGTGTGCTGTACATCGAAGGAAACATGAACCCGAAAAAGAAAGG TTTCACAGTGTCTCTTAAAAGTTTAAAGCACTTTGATTGTAAAGAGAAACAGACACTTCTG AATCAAGCCAGGGAGGACTTCGACCAGGCCATCGGCTGGTGCGTCTCCCTCATCACCGACTACAGGGTCCGGTTAG GCTGTGGGTCTTTTGCTGGCTCTTTCCTGGAATATTACGCGGCTGATATAA GCTATCCTGTCCGAAAATCCATCCAGCAGGACGTCCTGGGGACCAAGTTTCCTCAACTGAGCAAGGGGAGCCCCGAGGAGCCCGTGGTGGGGTGCCCCCTGGGGCAGAGGCAGCCCTGCCGGAAAGTGCTCCCCGACCGCTCGCGGGCCGCCCGGGACCGGGCCAACCAGAAGCTGGTGGAGTACATCGTGAAGGCCAAGGGCGCAGAGAGCCACCTGCGGGCCATCCTAAAGAGCAGGAAGCCATCTCGCTGGCTGCAGACCTTCCTGAGCTCCAGCCAGTACGTCACCTGCGTGGAGACCTACCTGGAGGATGAGGGGCAGCTGGACTTGGTGGTGAAGTACCTGCAGGGCGTCTACCAGGAGGTGGGTGCCAAGGTGCTCCAGCGCACCAACGGTGACCGGATCCGGTTCATTCTGGACGTGCTTCTGCCTGAG GCCATCATCTGTGCGATCTCTGCAGTGGACGAGGTGGACTACAAGACGGCCGAGGAGAAGTACATCAAGGGGCCTTCGCTGAGCTACCG ggaaaaggaaatatttgacAACCAGCTCCTTGAAGAGCGGAACCGGCGCCGTCAGTGA
- the PWWP3A gene encoding PWWP domain-containing DNA repair factor 3A isoform X4 codes for MGSKGGSWAARSLPSGVREDDPCANAEGHDPGLPLGSLTVPPAPEPSACSEPGECPVKKRLRLDGSQRPPAVQLEPRAAGAAPSPGPGPGPRESMTLRSTARLGPPPSHASVDATRCPPCPDSRKLEKDCQSSEESMGSNSMRSILEEDEVDEEPPRVLLYHEPRSFEVGMLVWLKYKKYPFWPAVVKSIRQRDKKASVLYIEGNMNPKKKGFTVSLKSLKHFDCKEKQTLLNQAREDFDQAIGWCVSLITDYRVRLGCGSFAGSFLEYYAADISYPVRKSIQQDVLGTKFPQLSKGSPEEPVVGCPLGQRQPCRKVLPDRSRAARDRANQKLVEYIVKAKGAESHLRAILKSRKPSRWLQTFLSSSQYVTCVETYLEDEGQLDLVVKYLQGVYQEVGAKVLQRTNGDRIRFILDVLLPEAIICAISAVDEVDYKTAEEKYIKGPSLSYREKEIFDNQLLEERNRRRQ; via the exons ATGGGGAGCAAAGGAGGCAGCTGGGCAGCCCGGTCCTTGCCCTCTGGGGTCAGGGAGGACGATCCCTGTGCCAACGCTGAGGGACACGACCCCGGTCTGCCGTTGGGCAGCCTCACTGTGCCCCCAGCCCCTGAGCCCTCGGCTTGCTCAGAGCCCGGAGAGTGCCCTGTGAAAAAGAGGCTGCGCCTGGATGGCAGCCAGAGGCCGCCTGCCGTGCAGCTGGAGCCCAGGGCAGCAGGGGCCGCACCATCCcccgggccggggccggggcccaGAGAGTCGATGACCCTGCGCAGCACCGCCAGGCTCGGCCCGCCTCCCTCCCACGCCTCTGTGGATGCAACCAGATGTCCTCCTTGCCCGGACTCCCGGAAGCTGGAGAAAG ACTGCCAGTCTTCCGAAGAGTCCATGGGGTCTAATTCCATGCGTTCTATCCTGGAGGAAGACGAGGTAGATGAGGAGCCACCAAGAGTCCTTTTATACCATG aACCACGTTCGTTTGAAGTAGGAATGCTAGTCTggcttaaatataaaaaatacccCTTCTGGCCAGCAGTG GTCAAAAGCATCAGGCAGAGAGATAAGAAAGCAAGTGTGCTGTACATCGAAGGAAACATGAACCCGAAAAAGAAAGG TTTCACAGTGTCTCTTAAAAGTTTAAAGCACTTTGATTGTAAAGAGAAACAGACACTTCTG AATCAAGCCAGGGAGGACTTCGACCAGGCCATCGGCTGGTGCGTCTCCCTCATCACCGACTACAGGGTCCGGTTAG GCTGTGGGTCTTTTGCTGGCTCTTTCCTGGAATATTACGCGGCTGATATAA GCTATCCTGTCCGAAAATCCATCCAGCAGGACGTCCTGGGGACCAAGTTTCCTCAACTGAGCAAGGGGAGCCCCGAGGAGCCCGTGGTGGGGTGCCCCCTGGGGCAGAGGCAGCCCTGCCGGAAAGTGCTCCCCGACCGCTCGCGGGCCGCCCGGGACCGGGCCAACCAGAAGCTGGTGGAGTACATCGTGAAGGCCAAGGGCGCAGAGAGCCACCTGCGGGCCATCCTAAAGAGCAGGAAGCCATCTCGCTGGCTGCAGACCTTCCTGAGCTCCAGCCAGTACGTCACCTGCGTGGAGACCTACCTGGAGGATGAGGGGCAGCTGGACTTGGTGGTGAAGTACCTGCAGGGCGTCTACCAGGAGGTGGGTGCCAAGGTGCTCCAGCGCACCAACGGTGACCGGATCCGGTTCATTCTGGACGTGCTTCTGCCTGAG GCCATCATCTGTGCGATCTCTGCAGTGGACGAGGTGGACTACAAGACGGCCGAGGAGAAGTACATCAAGGGGCCTTCGCTGAGCTACCG ggaaaaggaaatatttgacAACCAGCTCCTTGAAGAGCGGAACCGGCGCCGTCAGTGA
- the PWWP3A gene encoding PWWP domain-containing DNA repair factor 3A isoform X5 produces MRSHQESFYTMVKSIRQRDKKASVLYIEGNMNPKKKGFTVSLKSLKHFDCKEKQTLLNQAREDFDQAIGWCVSLITDYRVRLGCGSFAGSFLEYYAADISYPVRKSIQQDVLGTKFPQLSKGSPEEPVVGCPLGQRQPCRKVLPDRSRAARDRANQKLVEYIVKAKGAESHLRAILKSRKPSRWLQTFLSSSQYVTCVETYLEDEGQLDLVVKYLQGVYQEVGAKVLQRTNGDRIRFILDVLLPEAIICAISAVDEVDYKTAEEKYIKGPSLSYREKEIFDNQLLEERNRRRQ; encoded by the exons ATGAGGAGCCACCAAGAGTCCTTTTATACCATG GTCAAAAGCATCAGGCAGAGAGATAAGAAAGCAAGTGTGCTGTACATCGAAGGAAACATGAACCCGAAAAAGAAAGG TTTCACAGTGTCTCTTAAAAGTTTAAAGCACTTTGATTGTAAAGAGAAACAGACACTTCTG AATCAAGCCAGGGAGGACTTCGACCAGGCCATCGGCTGGTGCGTCTCCCTCATCACCGACTACAGGGTCCGGTTAG GCTGTGGGTCTTTTGCTGGCTCTTTCCTGGAATATTACGCGGCTGATATAA GCTATCCTGTCCGAAAATCCATCCAGCAGGACGTCCTGGGGACCAAGTTTCCTCAACTGAGCAAGGGGAGCCCCGAGGAGCCCGTGGTGGGGTGCCCCCTGGGGCAGAGGCAGCCCTGCCGGAAAGTGCTCCCCGACCGCTCGCGGGCCGCCCGGGACCGGGCCAACCAGAAGCTGGTGGAGTACATCGTGAAGGCCAAGGGCGCAGAGAGCCACCTGCGGGCCATCCTAAAGAGCAGGAAGCCATCTCGCTGGCTGCAGACCTTCCTGAGCTCCAGCCAGTACGTCACCTGCGTGGAGACCTACCTGGAGGATGAGGGGCAGCTGGACTTGGTGGTGAAGTACCTGCAGGGCGTCTACCAGGAGGTGGGTGCCAAGGTGCTCCAGCGCACCAACGGTGACCGGATCCGGTTCATTCTGGACGTGCTTCTGCCTGAG GCCATCATCTGTGCGATCTCTGCAGTGGACGAGGTGGACTACAAGACGGCCGAGGAGAAGTACATCAAGGGGCCTTCGCTGAGCTACCG ggaaaaggaaatatttgacAACCAGCTCCTTGAAGAGCGGAACCGGCGCCGTCAGTGA